GCGCAGAGGTTATATCGGAAAATGCTGAAGATATGGTTGAGGAAGGGAAAGAGCTAGCTGCAATTGCCCCCAATATTACGGTAAAAGTCCCAATGACCTTAGAGGGACTGAAAGCGGTTAAAGCGTTTGGTGACTTGAACATAAAAACCAATGTTACGCTGATTTTTAATGCAAATCAAGCATTGCTTGCCGCTCGTGCTGGTGCCACATACGTTTCTCCATTTATTGGCCGTTTAGATGATATCGGTCATGATGGAAAAGCCTTAATTGCAAGCATTGCTGAAATCTTCGAACGCCACAATATTAATACTGAAATTATCGCTGCATCTATCCGCCATCCTCTACAAGTAACAGATGCTGCAATACATGGAGCACATATTGCAACAATCCCGTATAATGTATTGACCAGTCTTATAAAGCATCCGTTAACAGACCAAGGAATTGAAAAGTTCTTAGCTGATTGGAATAAGAACTAAAGTGGAAGCGCCCGGTTAGCGACGTACGGAGGTGAGGGAAGTCTCGCGAGTCGCTGGGCGCTGGGGCTGGACGTGGCTACTCCAGTGTCTAAGTTATCCACAGCATTCAAAAATTATAATTCCAAAGCAAACAAAAATAACTGCATGAAATTGGAAAAAATGAAAAAGATAATAATGATACGTGTTCAGGAAGAACCATAAAACTCACTGGGCTCGGGATTAGGAATGCGGTTTATCTATTTCTACGTAAGCGGAAATACATAGAACAGGAATCCCTGATTTTATGTAACAATAATTAATCGAAATGAAGTGTGTTCAAATATTTTTTGGACAACC
This region of Oceanobacillus sp. FSL K6-2867 genomic DNA includes:
- the fsa gene encoding fructose-6-phosphate aldolase, producing the protein MKFFIDTANIEEIRNANELGILAGVTTNPSLVAKEGVSFHERMREITTIVSGPVSAEVISENAEDMVEEGKELAAIAPNITVKVPMTLEGLKAVKAFGDLNIKTNVTLIFNANQALLAARAGATYVSPFIGRLDDIGHDGKALIASIAEIFERHNINTEIIAASIRHPLQVTDAAIHGAHIATIPYNVLTSLIKHPLTDQGIEKFLADWNKN